The following proteins are encoded in a genomic region of Tenebrio molitor chromosome 7, icTenMoli1.1, whole genome shotgun sequence:
- the Tomosyn gene encoding syntaxin-binding protein 5 isoform X5: MKRDKDPDRREVMKKFTFKGVLDNFRTSVAQPARADQEIQETLRPENFQVKRTFRHGFPFQPTAMAFDPVQRLLAIGSKCGSLRILGQPGVDIHVRHDMDGPPGSAAILHLQFLVNEGALVSATADDTLHLWNFRQKLPQIVQSLKFQKEKITCMHLPLQSKWLYVGTERGNVHVVHIESFVLSGYIINWNKAIEVSRKTHPGAIVHLSDNPLDASKLLIGYESGQIVLWDLRNKMADMRWQTSELKSIAWHYEGKQFMCSHVDGTLTTWSIKISAKYLYISQPHAKVNKDGKSEQCKPINKVEWKSSKTGEAYVIFSGGMPYDQAGRTPSITVVHSKTTTVLEMEHNVVDFITLCESPYTSELQEPYAIIALLQNDLVVMDLQTAGFPCLENPYPMDIHESPVTCCSYLADCPADLIPAMYSVGRAGATKRQGFSEMDWPISGGTWSAQSCSYSEVILTGHADGSIKFWDASAGTLQVLYKLKTAKIFEKQKSRSLDNEEDPLAIEIISLCPESRKLCVAGASSHVILFTYKKSESNDEVTVLEIPIVYEVPEEGEISPDCQFSGPGSAGSGSRLDILDLDNKKDTPTLKVRAGVQKKLPGFQAQLVCLTPWNNGESPSHITALTINSSYGLMAYGNEAGIVIIDIEQKVCLLNVGSPDLYGAQDPYSRVPRSPKKGAASVADILPMNMDREERQPRSPSIDQINGVCSPASTCPVSSTGRARPDPPRRSRSQDKLDSSFSRSRSSSMSSLENITCEAIQCLVFADSFTRKSDPTMLTPTLWVGTSLGSVLTILITPPDPDSRSSQPVVVSLVGVTIFRLKGTILTMSFLDCNGSLIPNAYESWRDDNRDKREKTPTKCQNRMSPTLGDLQNRGDSFNDRQYVVIVSEKQARVVALPSQTCVYRQQLTDTDFVVKAEVISLRDSVCLLCYVSNGHLAAYSLPSLRPLIDIDFLPLSELSFQTQSNKGIVDPMLSIWGQQLIVNEDTDQIARTFCFSNRGHGLYLTSPSELQKFTLCTEFCSNLTEMMGELFLPLDMPEAPKESFFKGLFGGGVRSLDREELFGESSGKANKSVAKHIPGSLQEMGSRVTTTTSEISRAHKLMVERGEKLGQLEDKAEKMRSEAENFSTSAHDLMLKYKDKKWYQL, from the exons ACGTTCCGCCATGGCTTCCCTTTCCAACCAACAGCAATGGCATTCGACCCTGTACAGCGATTACTAGCCATCGGTTCGAAATGTGGTTCCCTCAGGAT ACTCGGCCAACCAGGCGTCGACATTCACGTCCGACATGACATGGATGGTCCTCCAGGGTCCGCAGCTATCCTTCATTTACAGTTTCTTGTTAACGAAGGAGCGTTAGTTTCCGCAACGGCAGATGATACGCTTCACCTCTGGAATTTTAGGCAGAAACTTCCTCAGATTGTTCAGAGCCTCAAgtttcaaaaggaaaa AATCACCTGCATGCATCTACCATTACAATCTAAATGGCTTTACGTGGGAACCGAACGAGGTAATGTCCATGTGGTCCACATAGAAAGCTTCGTTCTATCGGGATACATCATTAACTGGAACAAAGCGATAGAAGT TTCACGAAAAACGCACCCCGGCGCCATAGTTCATTTAAGTGATAACCCTTTAGATGCCAGTAAG TTACTGATAGGATACGAAAGCGGTCAAATTGTCCTTTGGGATTTGAGGAATAAAATGGCGGACATGAGATGGCAAACTTCTGAATTAAAGAGTATAGCGTGGCACTACGAGGGTAAACAGTTCATGTGCTCGCATGTCGATGGGACATTAACTACATGGAGTATTAAGATCAGTGCGAAATACCTTTACATTTCCCAGCCGCATG CGAAAGTTAATAAAGATGGAAAATCGGAACAGTGTAAACCTATAAATAAAGTCGAATGGAAGTCATCGAAGACGGG GGAAGCATATGTGATATTTTCTGGTGGAATGCCCTACGACCAAGCCGGCAGGACACCTAGCATTACCGTTGTACATAGTAAAACTACCACCGTGTTAGAAATGGAACATAACGTTGTtgattttattactttatgtGAATCTCCTTATACTAGCG AACTGCAGGAACCCTACGCAATAATAGCTTTACTTCAGAACGACTTAGTGGTGATGGACTTGCAAACGGCCGGATTTCCTTGCTTGGAGAACCCATATCCCATGGACATCCACGAGTCTCCCGTGACATGTTGCAGTTATCTGGCGGACTGCCCCGCCGATTTGATTCCGGCGATGTATTCCGTGGGCAGAGCTGGGGCCACGAAAAGACAAGGTTTTTCAGAGATGGACTGGCCCATCAGCGGGGGCACGTGGTCGGCTCAGTCGTGCAGCTACAGCGAAGTCATCCTCACGGG GCACGCCGACGGCAGCATAAAATTTTGGGACGCCAGCGCGGGCACCCTCCAAGTGTTGTACAAGCTGAAGACGGCAAAAATTTTCGAGAAACAAAAGTCGAGGTCTTTGGATAACGAGGAGGACCCGTTGGCCATCGAGATTATCTCGTTGTGTCCCGAATCTAGGAAGCTGTGTGTGGCGGGGGCTTCGAGTCACGTGATTCTTTTCACGTACAAGAAGTCGGAGAGTAACGATGAAGTCACC GTCTTGGAGATTCCTATAGTTTACGAAGTTCCTGAGGAAGGGGAAATTTCGCCGGATTGCCAATTTTCCGGACCCGGATCGGCGGGATCGGGGAGCAGGCTCGATATATTGGATCTCGACAATAAAAAA GATACGCCGACGCTTAAGGTTCGTGCTGGTGTCCAAAAGAAACTTCCCGGTTTCCAAGCACAATTAGTTTGTTTAACCCCTTGGAACAATGGAGAATCTCCGAGCCACATTACTGCGCTTACAATAAATAGTTCATACGGACT GATGGCTTACGGTAACGAAGCGGGAATTGTGATAATAGATATAGAACAGAAAGTTTGCCTTTTAAACGTCGGGAGTCCTGACCTGTACGGCGCGCAGGATCCTTATTCCAGAGTCCCCAGGAGTCCGAAGAAGGGCGCCGCCAGCGTTGCAGACATTCTCCCCATGAACATGGATCGAGAGGAGAGACAGCCTCGCAGTCCTAGCATAGACCAG ATAAACGGCGTGTGCAGCCCGGCCTCGACGTGTCCCGTCTCCAGCACAGGTCGAGCGCGCCCAGATCCTCCCCGTCGCTCTCGATCGCAAG ACAAGCTGGACAGTTCGTTTTCAAGATCAAGATCAAGCTCGATGAGTTCCTTGGAGAACATAACTTGTGAAGCGATTCAGTGTTTGGTTTTTGCGGACTCCTTCACGAGGAAATCAG ACCCCACGATGCTGACCCCCACGCTGTGGGTGGGCACCAGTCTGGGCTCCGTGTTGACCATCCTGATCACCCCGCCGGACCCGGACAGCAGGTCGTCCCAACCGGTCGTCGTTTCGCTCGTTGGGGTCACCATATTTCGTTTGAAAGGAACAATTCTCACCATGTCTTTCCTTGATTGTAACGGATCTCTCATTCCGAACGCCTACGAGTCGTGGAGGGACGATAATAGAGACAAACGGGAGA AAACCCCGACCAAGTGTCAGAACAGGATGAGCCCGACTCTCGGCGATCTGCAGAACAGGGGCGACTCGTTCAACGACAGGCAGTACGTTGTGATAGTGAGCGAGAAACAGGCGCGGGTCGTCGCATTGCCGTCACAAACTTGCGTTTATCGACAGCAATTGACAGATACGGATTTTGTCGTGAAAGCCGAGGTGATTTCGTTGAGAG ATAGTGTTTGCTTGTTGTGTTACGTTTCGAACGGCCATCTCGCAGCCTACAGTCTGCCGAGTTTGAGACCACTCATCGATATAGACTTTCTGCCGTTGTCTGAACTCAG TTTCCAGACACAATCTAACAAAGGCATTGTAGACCCAATGTTATCCATTTGGGGACAACAACTCATTGTTAACGAGGATACTGACCA AATCGCCCGAACATTCTGCTTCAGTAATAGAGGACACGGATTGTACTTAACTTCACCGtctgaattacaaaaattcaCACTTTGTACAGAATTTTG CTCAAACCTGACGGAAATGATGGGCGAGCTATTTTTACCATTGGACATGCCCGAAGCCCCCAAGGAAAGCTTCTTCAAAGGTCTTTTCGGTGGTGGCGTGCGATCTCTAGACAGGGAAGAATTAT TCGGAGAGTCTAGCGGCAAAGCGAACAAATCCGTGGCAAAACATATACCAGGAAGCTTGCAAGAAATGGGCTCCAGAGTGACGACTACGACGAGCGAAATCAGCAGAGCGCACAAGCTGATGGTGGAGCGCGGCGAGAAACTGGGCCAGCTTGAAGACAAAGCCGAGAAAATGCGAAGTGAAGCGGAAAACTTCTCAACATCGGCCCACGATCTCATGCTCAAGTACAAAGACAAGAAATGGTACCAATTGTGA
- the Tomosyn gene encoding syntaxin-binding protein 5 isoform X2, which yields MKRDKDPDRREVMKKFTFKGVLDNFRTSVAQPARADQEIQETLRPENFQVKRTFRHGFPFQPTAMAFDPVQRLLAIGSKCGSLRILGQPGVDIHVRHDMDGPPGSAAILHLQFLVNEGALVSATADDTLHLWNFRQKLPQIVQSLKFQKEKITCMHLPLQSKWLYVGTERGNVHVVHIESFVLSGYIINWNKAIEVSRKTHPGAIVHLSDNPLDASKLLIGYESGQIVLWDLRNKMADMRWQTSELKSIAWHYEGKQFMCSHVDGTLTTWSIKISAKYLYISQPHAKVNKDGKSEQCKPINKVEWKSSKTGEAYVIFSGGMPYDQAGRTPSITVVHSKTTTVLEMEHNVVDFITLCESPYTSELQEPYAIIALLQNDLVVMDLQTAGFPCLENPYPMDIHESPVTCCSYLADCPADLIPAMYSVGRAGATKRQGFSEMDWPISGGTWSAQSCSYSEVILTGHADGSIKFWDASAGTLQVLYKLKTAKIFEKQKSRSLDNEEDPLAIEIISLCPESRKLCVAGASSHVILFTYKKSESNDEVTVLEIPIVYEVPEEGEISPDCQFSGPGSAGSGSRLDILDLDNKKDTPTLKVRAGVQKKLPGFQAQLVCLTPWNNGESPSHITALTINSSYGLMAYGNEAGIVIIDIEQKVCLLNVGSPDLYGAQDPYSRVPRSPKKGAASVADILPMNMDREERQPRSPSIDQMGRSPESPYSLCPCPTPVEQASEAVEDEKAVPIPQAATRRKSSTWKGFNLKRQLSKVDIKIKNPLKEKRNSIFYSDISPEQESPTDDNKSSPDSDDNTVIDNQSVIDLTLNKEDQKETYEEFPAEIQFSPGEDSDTPFLVGSVGTQYEVGNSRKVGFAMRPDNLELMDENGCPVRPPRHVKKKIPDKRDQRLLSVPNIKFQKPEVQSLKDLRDREENVVSPQPSFTGNLMRRFNKLDSSFSRSRSSSMSSLENITCEAIQCLVFADSFTRKSDPTMLTPTLWVGTSLGSVLTILITPPDPDSRSSQPVVVSLVGVTIFRLKGTILTMSFLDCNGSLIPNAYESWRDDNRDKREKTPTKCQNRMSPTLGDLQNRGDSFNDRQYVVIVSEKQARVVALPSQTCVYRQQLTDTDFVVKAEVISLRDSVCLLCYVSNGHLAAYSLPSLRPLIDIDFLPLSELSFQTQSNKGIVDPMLSIWGQQLIVNEDTDQIARTFCFSNRGHGLYLTSPSELQKFTLCTEFCSNLTEMMGELFLPLDMPEAPKESFFKGLFGGGVRSLDREELFGESSGKANKSVAKHIPGSLQEMGSRVTTTTSEISRAHKLMVERGEKLGQLEDKAEKMRSEAENFSTSAHDLMLKYKDKKWYQL from the exons ACGTTCCGCCATGGCTTCCCTTTCCAACCAACAGCAATGGCATTCGACCCTGTACAGCGATTACTAGCCATCGGTTCGAAATGTGGTTCCCTCAGGAT ACTCGGCCAACCAGGCGTCGACATTCACGTCCGACATGACATGGATGGTCCTCCAGGGTCCGCAGCTATCCTTCATTTACAGTTTCTTGTTAACGAAGGAGCGTTAGTTTCCGCAACGGCAGATGATACGCTTCACCTCTGGAATTTTAGGCAGAAACTTCCTCAGATTGTTCAGAGCCTCAAgtttcaaaaggaaaa AATCACCTGCATGCATCTACCATTACAATCTAAATGGCTTTACGTGGGAACCGAACGAGGTAATGTCCATGTGGTCCACATAGAAAGCTTCGTTCTATCGGGATACATCATTAACTGGAACAAAGCGATAGAAGT TTCACGAAAAACGCACCCCGGCGCCATAGTTCATTTAAGTGATAACCCTTTAGATGCCAGTAAG TTACTGATAGGATACGAAAGCGGTCAAATTGTCCTTTGGGATTTGAGGAATAAAATGGCGGACATGAGATGGCAAACTTCTGAATTAAAGAGTATAGCGTGGCACTACGAGGGTAAACAGTTCATGTGCTCGCATGTCGATGGGACATTAACTACATGGAGTATTAAGATCAGTGCGAAATACCTTTACATTTCCCAGCCGCATG CGAAAGTTAATAAAGATGGAAAATCGGAACAGTGTAAACCTATAAATAAAGTCGAATGGAAGTCATCGAAGACGGG GGAAGCATATGTGATATTTTCTGGTGGAATGCCCTACGACCAAGCCGGCAGGACACCTAGCATTACCGTTGTACATAGTAAAACTACCACCGTGTTAGAAATGGAACATAACGTTGTtgattttattactttatgtGAATCTCCTTATACTAGCG AACTGCAGGAACCCTACGCAATAATAGCTTTACTTCAGAACGACTTAGTGGTGATGGACTTGCAAACGGCCGGATTTCCTTGCTTGGAGAACCCATATCCCATGGACATCCACGAGTCTCCCGTGACATGTTGCAGTTATCTGGCGGACTGCCCCGCCGATTTGATTCCGGCGATGTATTCCGTGGGCAGAGCTGGGGCCACGAAAAGACAAGGTTTTTCAGAGATGGACTGGCCCATCAGCGGGGGCACGTGGTCGGCTCAGTCGTGCAGCTACAGCGAAGTCATCCTCACGGG GCACGCCGACGGCAGCATAAAATTTTGGGACGCCAGCGCGGGCACCCTCCAAGTGTTGTACAAGCTGAAGACGGCAAAAATTTTCGAGAAACAAAAGTCGAGGTCTTTGGATAACGAGGAGGACCCGTTGGCCATCGAGATTATCTCGTTGTGTCCCGAATCTAGGAAGCTGTGTGTGGCGGGGGCTTCGAGTCACGTGATTCTTTTCACGTACAAGAAGTCGGAGAGTAACGATGAAGTCACC GTCTTGGAGATTCCTATAGTTTACGAAGTTCCTGAGGAAGGGGAAATTTCGCCGGATTGCCAATTTTCCGGACCCGGATCGGCGGGATCGGGGAGCAGGCTCGATATATTGGATCTCGACAATAAAAAA GATACGCCGACGCTTAAGGTTCGTGCTGGTGTCCAAAAGAAACTTCCCGGTTTCCAAGCACAATTAGTTTGTTTAACCCCTTGGAACAATGGAGAATCTCCGAGCCACATTACTGCGCTTACAATAAATAGTTCATACGGACT GATGGCTTACGGTAACGAAGCGGGAATTGTGATAATAGATATAGAACAGAAAGTTTGCCTTTTAAACGTCGGGAGTCCTGACCTGTACGGCGCGCAGGATCCTTATTCCAGAGTCCCCAGGAGTCCGAAGAAGGGCGCCGCCAGCGTTGCAGACATTCTCCCCATGAACATGGATCGAGAGGAGAGACAGCCTCGCAGTCCTAGCATAGACCAG ATGGGAAGATCCCCGGAAAGTCCCTATTCCCTGTGCCCCTGCCCCACCCCTGTCGAACAAGCTTCCGAAGCCGTGGAAGACGAGAAAGCAGTTCCGATACCGCAAGCCGCCACGCGTCGCAAATCCTCCACGTGGAAGGGTTTCAATCTTAAGAGGCAACTATCAAAAGTGGACATTAAGATCAAGAATCCGCTGAAGGAAAAAAGGAATTCGATTTTTTACTCGGACATTTCGCCGGAGCAGGAGAGTCCTACAGACGATAACAAATCGTCGCCGGATTCCGACGACAATACCGTCATCGACAATCAAAGCGTCATCGATTTGACGCTGAATAAAGAGGACCAAAAAGAAACGTACGAGGAATTCCCGGCTGAGATACAGTTTTCGCCGGGGGAAGATAGCGATACGCCTTTTCTGGTGGGTTCCGTCGGGACCCAGTACGAGGTCGGAAATAGCAGGAAGGTGGGTTTCGCGATGAGACCCGACAATTTGGAATTGATGGACGAAAATGGATGTCCCGTGAGGCCACCAAGACACGTAAAGAAAAAGATTCCGGATAAGAGAGACCAAAGACTGTTATCTGTACCAAATATCAAATTTCAGAAACCTGAGGTTCAGTCTCTGAAAGATCTGAGAGACAGGGAGGAGAACGTGGTCAGTCCGCAGCCGTCGTTTACTGGAAATCTGATGAGACGTTTCA ACAAGCTGGACAGTTCGTTTTCAAGATCAAGATCAAGCTCGATGAGTTCCTTGGAGAACATAACTTGTGAAGCGATTCAGTGTTTGGTTTTTGCGGACTCCTTCACGAGGAAATCAG ACCCCACGATGCTGACCCCCACGCTGTGGGTGGGCACCAGTCTGGGCTCCGTGTTGACCATCCTGATCACCCCGCCGGACCCGGACAGCAGGTCGTCCCAACCGGTCGTCGTTTCGCTCGTTGGGGTCACCATATTTCGTTTGAAAGGAACAATTCTCACCATGTCTTTCCTTGATTGTAACGGATCTCTCATTCCGAACGCCTACGAGTCGTGGAGGGACGATAATAGAGACAAACGGGAGA AAACCCCGACCAAGTGTCAGAACAGGATGAGCCCGACTCTCGGCGATCTGCAGAACAGGGGCGACTCGTTCAACGACAGGCAGTACGTTGTGATAGTGAGCGAGAAACAGGCGCGGGTCGTCGCATTGCCGTCACAAACTTGCGTTTATCGACAGCAATTGACAGATACGGATTTTGTCGTGAAAGCCGAGGTGATTTCGTTGAGAG ATAGTGTTTGCTTGTTGTGTTACGTTTCGAACGGCCATCTCGCAGCCTACAGTCTGCCGAGTTTGAGACCACTCATCGATATAGACTTTCTGCCGTTGTCTGAACTCAG TTTCCAGACACAATCTAACAAAGGCATTGTAGACCCAATGTTATCCATTTGGGGACAACAACTCATTGTTAACGAGGATACTGACCA AATCGCCCGAACATTCTGCTTCAGTAATAGAGGACACGGATTGTACTTAACTTCACCGtctgaattacaaaaattcaCACTTTGTACAGAATTTTG CTCAAACCTGACGGAAATGATGGGCGAGCTATTTTTACCATTGGACATGCCCGAAGCCCCCAAGGAAAGCTTCTTCAAAGGTCTTTTCGGTGGTGGCGTGCGATCTCTAGACAGGGAAGAATTAT TCGGAGAGTCTAGCGGCAAAGCGAACAAATCCGTGGCAAAACATATACCAGGAAGCTTGCAAGAAATGGGCTCCAGAGTGACGACTACGACGAGCGAAATCAGCAGAGCGCACAAGCTGATGGTGGAGCGCGGCGAGAAACTGGGCCAGCTTGAAGACAAAGCCGAGAAAATGCGAAGTGAAGCGGAAAACTTCTCAACATCGGCCCACGATCTCATGCTCAAGTACAAAGACAAGAAATGGTACCAATTGTGA
- the Tomosyn gene encoding syntaxin-binding protein 5 isoform X4, translated as MKRDKDPDRREVMKKFTFKGVLDNFRTSVAQPARADQEIQETLRPENFQVKRTFRHGFPFQPTAMAFDPVQRLLAIGSKCGSLRILGQPGVDIHVRHDMDGPPGSAAILHLQFLVNEGALVSATADDTLHLWNFRQKLPQIVQSLKFQKEKITCMHLPLQSKWLYVGTERGNVHVVHIESFVLSGYIINWNKAIEVSRKTHPGAIVHLSDNPLDASKLLIGYESGQIVLWDLRNKMADMRWQTSELKSIAWHYEGKQFMCSHVDGTLTTWSIKISAKYLYISQPHAKVNKDGKSEQCKPINKVEWKSSKTGEAYVIFSGGMPYDQAGRTPSITVVHSKTTTVLEMEHNVVDFITLCESPYTSELQEPYAIIALLQNDLVVMDLQTAGFPCLENPYPMDIHESPVTCCSYLADCPADLIPAMYSVGRAGATKRQGFSEMDWPISGGTWSAQSCSYSEVILTGHADGSIKFWDASAGTLQVLYKLKTAKIFEKQKSRSLDNEEDPLAIEIISLCPESRKLCVAGASSHVILFTYKKSESNDEVTVLEIPIVYEVPEEGEISPDCQFSGPGSAGSGSRLDILDLDNKKDTPTLKVRAGVQKKLPGFQAQLVCLTPWNNGESPSHITALTINSSYGLMAYGNEAGIVIIDIEQKVCLLNVGSPDLYGAQDPYSRVPRSPKKGAASVADILPMNMDREERQPRSPSIDQINGVCSPASTCPVSSTGRARPDPPRRSRSQGTRKLHKCLSTASYSEDCASHFPCPTAPTAQRQQLMVARQYCSFDKLDSSFSRSRSSSMSSLENITCEAIQCLVFADSFTRKSDPTMLTPTLWVGTSLGSVLTILITPPDPDSRSSQPVVVSLVGVTIFRLKGTILTMSFLDCNGSLIPNAYESWRDDNRDKREKTPTKCQNRMSPTLGDLQNRGDSFNDRQYVVIVSEKQARVVALPSQTCVYRQQLTDTDFVVKAEVISLRDSVCLLCYVSNGHLAAYSLPSLRPLIDIDFLPLSELSFQTQSNKGIVDPMLSIWGQQLIVNEDTDQIARTFCFSNRGHGLYLTSPSELQKFTLCTEFCSNLTEMMGELFLPLDMPEAPKESFFKGLFGGGVRSLDREELFGESSGKANKSVAKHIPGSLQEMGSRVTTTTSEISRAHKLMVERGEKLGQLEDKAEKMRSEAENFSTSAHDLMLKYKDKKWYQL; from the exons ACGTTCCGCCATGGCTTCCCTTTCCAACCAACAGCAATGGCATTCGACCCTGTACAGCGATTACTAGCCATCGGTTCGAAATGTGGTTCCCTCAGGAT ACTCGGCCAACCAGGCGTCGACATTCACGTCCGACATGACATGGATGGTCCTCCAGGGTCCGCAGCTATCCTTCATTTACAGTTTCTTGTTAACGAAGGAGCGTTAGTTTCCGCAACGGCAGATGATACGCTTCACCTCTGGAATTTTAGGCAGAAACTTCCTCAGATTGTTCAGAGCCTCAAgtttcaaaaggaaaa AATCACCTGCATGCATCTACCATTACAATCTAAATGGCTTTACGTGGGAACCGAACGAGGTAATGTCCATGTGGTCCACATAGAAAGCTTCGTTCTATCGGGATACATCATTAACTGGAACAAAGCGATAGAAGT TTCACGAAAAACGCACCCCGGCGCCATAGTTCATTTAAGTGATAACCCTTTAGATGCCAGTAAG TTACTGATAGGATACGAAAGCGGTCAAATTGTCCTTTGGGATTTGAGGAATAAAATGGCGGACATGAGATGGCAAACTTCTGAATTAAAGAGTATAGCGTGGCACTACGAGGGTAAACAGTTCATGTGCTCGCATGTCGATGGGACATTAACTACATGGAGTATTAAGATCAGTGCGAAATACCTTTACATTTCCCAGCCGCATG CGAAAGTTAATAAAGATGGAAAATCGGAACAGTGTAAACCTATAAATAAAGTCGAATGGAAGTCATCGAAGACGGG GGAAGCATATGTGATATTTTCTGGTGGAATGCCCTACGACCAAGCCGGCAGGACACCTAGCATTACCGTTGTACATAGTAAAACTACCACCGTGTTAGAAATGGAACATAACGTTGTtgattttattactttatgtGAATCTCCTTATACTAGCG AACTGCAGGAACCCTACGCAATAATAGCTTTACTTCAGAACGACTTAGTGGTGATGGACTTGCAAACGGCCGGATTTCCTTGCTTGGAGAACCCATATCCCATGGACATCCACGAGTCTCCCGTGACATGTTGCAGTTATCTGGCGGACTGCCCCGCCGATTTGATTCCGGCGATGTATTCCGTGGGCAGAGCTGGGGCCACGAAAAGACAAGGTTTTTCAGAGATGGACTGGCCCATCAGCGGGGGCACGTGGTCGGCTCAGTCGTGCAGCTACAGCGAAGTCATCCTCACGGG GCACGCCGACGGCAGCATAAAATTTTGGGACGCCAGCGCGGGCACCCTCCAAGTGTTGTACAAGCTGAAGACGGCAAAAATTTTCGAGAAACAAAAGTCGAGGTCTTTGGATAACGAGGAGGACCCGTTGGCCATCGAGATTATCTCGTTGTGTCCCGAATCTAGGAAGCTGTGTGTGGCGGGGGCTTCGAGTCACGTGATTCTTTTCACGTACAAGAAGTCGGAGAGTAACGATGAAGTCACC GTCTTGGAGATTCCTATAGTTTACGAAGTTCCTGAGGAAGGGGAAATTTCGCCGGATTGCCAATTTTCCGGACCCGGATCGGCGGGATCGGGGAGCAGGCTCGATATATTGGATCTCGACAATAAAAAA GATACGCCGACGCTTAAGGTTCGTGCTGGTGTCCAAAAGAAACTTCCCGGTTTCCAAGCACAATTAGTTTGTTTAACCCCTTGGAACAATGGAGAATCTCCGAGCCACATTACTGCGCTTACAATAAATAGTTCATACGGACT GATGGCTTACGGTAACGAAGCGGGAATTGTGATAATAGATATAGAACAGAAAGTTTGCCTTTTAAACGTCGGGAGTCCTGACCTGTACGGCGCGCAGGATCCTTATTCCAGAGTCCCCAGGAGTCCGAAGAAGGGCGCCGCCAGCGTTGCAGACATTCTCCCCATGAACATGGATCGAGAGGAGAGACAGCCTCGCAGTCCTAGCATAGACCAG ATAAACGGCGTGTGCAGCCCGGCCTCGACGTGTCCCGTCTCCAGCACAGGTCGAGCGCGCCCAGATCCTCCCCGTCGCTCTCGATCGCAAGGTACTCGCAAACTACACAAGTGCCTGTCCACGGCTAGCTACTCAGAGGACTGTGCCAGCCACTTTCCCTGTCCCACTGCGCCCACTGCCCAGCGACAACAGCTGATGGTCGCTCGCCAATATTGCAGTTTTG ACAAGCTGGACAGTTCGTTTTCAAGATCAAGATCAAGCTCGATGAGTTCCTTGGAGAACATAACTTGTGAAGCGATTCAGTGTTTGGTTTTTGCGGACTCCTTCACGAGGAAATCAG ACCCCACGATGCTGACCCCCACGCTGTGGGTGGGCACCAGTCTGGGCTCCGTGTTGACCATCCTGATCACCCCGCCGGACCCGGACAGCAGGTCGTCCCAACCGGTCGTCGTTTCGCTCGTTGGGGTCACCATATTTCGTTTGAAAGGAACAATTCTCACCATGTCTTTCCTTGATTGTAACGGATCTCTCATTCCGAACGCCTACGAGTCGTGGAGGGACGATAATAGAGACAAACGGGAGA AAACCCCGACCAAGTGTCAGAACAGGATGAGCCCGACTCTCGGCGATCTGCAGAACAGGGGCGACTCGTTCAACGACAGGCAGTACGTTGTGATAGTGAGCGAGAAACAGGCGCGGGTCGTCGCATTGCCGTCACAAACTTGCGTTTATCGACAGCAATTGACAGATACGGATTTTGTCGTGAAAGCCGAGGTGATTTCGTTGAGAG ATAGTGTTTGCTTGTTGTGTTACGTTTCGAACGGCCATCTCGCAGCCTACAGTCTGCCGAGTTTGAGACCACTCATCGATATAGACTTTCTGCCGTTGTCTGAACTCAG TTTCCAGACACAATCTAACAAAGGCATTGTAGACCCAATGTTATCCATTTGGGGACAACAACTCATTGTTAACGAGGATACTGACCA AATCGCCCGAACATTCTGCTTCAGTAATAGAGGACACGGATTGTACTTAACTTCACCGtctgaattacaaaaattcaCACTTTGTACAGAATTTTG CTCAAACCTGACGGAAATGATGGGCGAGCTATTTTTACCATTGGACATGCCCGAAGCCCCCAAGGAAAGCTTCTTCAAAGGTCTTTTCGGTGGTGGCGTGCGATCTCTAGACAGGGAAGAATTAT TCGGAGAGTCTAGCGGCAAAGCGAACAAATCCGTGGCAAAACATATACCAGGAAGCTTGCAAGAAATGGGCTCCAGAGTGACGACTACGACGAGCGAAATCAGCAGAGCGCACAAGCTGATGGTGGAGCGCGGCGAGAAACTGGGCCAGCTTGAAGACAAAGCCGAGAAAATGCGAAGTGAAGCGGAAAACTTCTCAACATCGGCCCACGATCTCATGCTCAAGTACAAAGACAAGAAATGGTACCAATTGTGA